CCACTCAGCGCGTCGGCTGCTTGATTactctttcttgttttgtgttcaaatttgaagtcaaATTCAGCCAAAGACTCCTGCCACCGGGTTGTTTTGCCGGCAATTTTGATTGATCGAAGATGTGGCAAATGGCGCTGTTATACGTCTTCACTATGAACTGTGATCCCAAGAGACTCATAGGCAAGAACCACAGCCAgcctttcctttctttttacaGTGTATCTCGTTTCAGCATTGTCCAgcctttcctttctttttcagagaCAGTGTATCTTCTTTCAATATCGTTGAGCTCTCGACTTTCATAAGCGATGGGGTGGTCTTCTTGAATGAGGACACTGCCTAGGACAAAGTCGGAAGCATCTGTCTCTTTTTCAAGATATACATCTAAAGTCTTCgcataaattttagaaacacATTTTGTATCGACCCGACTTTCTTAAACTCTCGATTGTCATGAATTTGTTACCAAATGCATATTGacgttattttaaaatagaaacaaaaacatgtcaatcataaactaatttcaaagaaataacCAAAGGTACCATTTAAAAgcaaatcataaaataaaaaactccataaataaatgaatgaaagaaaatttgaaagtaaataattaaaatgtcgTATAACTGTAATAAAAGCATGATCGTTTTatatcatacaatttaatttaattataacatATAAAAGTAATTACTACCATTGCATACAGATAAATAagaattattgtaattttcgtgacataaatatatatttactctaataatatttaaaatgttttaaattaaaaacgcaaaaaccctaaatcgATTAACGTTTCCCCCACAAATAGagtgtttcaaaataatatgtaACGAACCAAAACATTGATGGTAGAAGGtaaccaaatattttttttataagaatataGAAATCTCCAAACAGACTATTTTAAAACAACCtgtcaattatttaaaaaatgacatcGAGACTAAATTTGgattataatttcttaaaataaaagtttgtgggtaaaaaaatgatgcaaaaattgaatttttaccccaacaaaattacattaccctaacaaaaaaagaaaaagaatcaattAAGCTTCTAGTTTCTTTCTCCACAGAGGACATGAGTTGTTCCTTTGAAGCCAAGTGAGAACACAAGACTTATGATACACATGTCCGCAGAGGATTCTGCTCACTTCTTCCCCACCGTCCTTCATCTCATCATAACACACACTGCAATTCCCCAAATCTTCTCCCCCAAATCCATCgaatttctccttcttcaaccTCTCTATCGCCGTCTCCGGCGCCCCTCTCCTCTCCGAAAAGTTGTCAAAAATCAcctccacctcctcctcctcatcttcttcttcctcctcctcctctgttGCAATCGCACTCTGGTCCAACCAAAACATCTGGATGTAATCGATTTCCGCAACGATGTAGAACGTCATCTCGTAGTTTCCGCACGCCATTTGAACGACAAACGAGGTAATCCTCTGAGCAATGGCATTGTTGATTGTGGCATCAAGGTTGTAAGAACTTAGAAATTCTTCGATGTAAGCTCGGCAGAACAACGGATCTTCAAGCTCTCGCAAAGGAAGGGGGAACTGAGCATCCGCCATTCTAGTAGTGAGAGTTTCATAGACGATATTGAAAGGATATCCAGGGAACGACGATCCGATGAGCAGACGGGTTGAATGACCTATTCGGATTTGGAGAAGCTGATAAAGACCGTCGTAGCGATGGAGATTGCAGCGAAATGTGATTGAATCTGCGAAAGACATTGTTGATTATTGAGAGTAAAAAGCTTAGAATTGTGATTATTTATAtgatagataaaaaaattcaatttaagaGATTGAATCTTTTGATATACTgaatctcaaattttaaatcttattccacttccttttatatatatatatattataattgaattatcTTTTCCTTcctaaatataattgaaaattactcaattaaatgatattttcttaaataatatcaagatatagtaattttttaacaatttaaaaaattgaattaaattaaattcaaataaataaaaattttataaattgaattgGTTCGTAAAACTATTTTGAATGGATTAtctatctaaatttatttttgttaatgttaaaatttatatttttacttcgtacaattatatatatatataatatatatatatatatatatttatttattt
This portion of the Cucurbita pepo subsp. pepo cultivar mu-cu-16 chromosome LG08, ASM280686v2, whole genome shotgun sequence genome encodes:
- the LOC111800130 gene encoding RING-H2 finger protein ATL80-like; this encodes MSFADSITFRCNLHRYDGLYQLLQIRIGHSTRLLIGSSFPGYPFNIVYETLTTRMADAQFPLPLRELEDPLFCRAYIEEFLSSYNLDATINNAIAQRITSFVVQMACGNYEMTFYIVAEIDYIQMFWLDQSAIATEEEEEEEDEEEEVEVIFDNFSERRGAPETAIERLKKEKFDGFGGEDLGNCSVCYDEMKDGGEEVSRILCGHVYHKSCVLTWLQRNNSCPLWRKKLEA